The following coding sequences lie in one Capsicum annuum cultivar UCD-10X-F1 chromosome 5, UCD10Xv1.1, whole genome shotgun sequence genomic window:
- the LOC107871301 gene encoding uncharacterized protein LOC107871301 isoform X1 — MEVFYLLCSILSTSITSFFLSLNLHFHLLLRRFGFHLETGRAGDGEGSVSLYEGTVFHERRRPVHHSFRYPVRYALIDLDSLISAPYDHLSAHQARQISGTTGPVFLLTIPPSVGYVQNPLSLYYCYDTEGSSQNLKKCIAEVTNTPWGERVSFLFNPNSDVVAKSLHVSPFKDMLGNWTMKTNTPGDNLFVTISVNHPKHGEYFSASLMAKRVSSSMHTDLALFFWLMPHKVALWIYWQALKLWWKGVPFLQHPRYYNPRYREDAILSDEKLHCCPAFAFEMQNNQQDREHCSNPADYSTSRHHGFTWRDAKWPWC; from the exons ATGGAAGTATTCTATCTACTTTGTTCCATACTTTCAACTTCCATCACTTCCTTCTTCCTCTCTCTTAACCTCCACTTCCATCTTCTCCTCCGTCGCTTCGGTTTCCATTTAGAAACCGGACGAGCCGGAGACGGAGAAGGCTCTGTTTCTCTGTATGAAGGTACTGTATTTCACGAACGACGTCGTCCCGTTCATCATTCGTTCCGGTACCCGGTACGTTATGCTCTTATTGACCTTGATAGTTTGATTAGCGCTCCATATGATCACCTCTCTGCTCATCAAGCTCGACAAATTTCTGGCACTACCGGTCCAGT TTTCTTGTTGACAATACCGCCCAGTGTGGGATATGTGCAAAACCCATTGAGTTTGTATTATTGCTATGATACTGAAGGCTCCTCGCAGAATTTGAAGAAATGCATCGCTGAG GTGACTAACACCCCATGGGGTGAAAGAGTATCATTTCTGTTCAACCCAAACTCAGATGTAGTTGCAAAATCTCTTCATGTTAGTCCTTTCAAG GATATGCTAGGAAACTGGACCATGAAAACAAATACACCTGGGGATAATCTATTTGTAACAATTTCAGTAAATCATCCGAAACATGGTGAATATTTCTCAGCTTCATTGATGGCCAAAAGAGTATCATCCTCCATGCATACTGATCTAGCTTTATTCTTCTGGCTAATGCCTCACAAGGTTGCATTATGGATATATTGGCAG GCTCTCAAGCTTTGGTGGAAGGGCGTTCCTTTCTTGCAACATCCAAGGTACTACAATCCTAGATACAGAGAAGACGCCATACTGTCCGATGAGAAGCTTCATTGTTGTCCAGCGTTTGCATTTGAGATGCAGAACAATCAACAGGATAGAGAGCATTGTTCCAATCCTGCCGATTACTCAACTTCAAGACATCACGGCTTCACTTGGAGGGATGCAAAATGGCCATGGTGCTAA
- the LOC107871301 gene encoding uncharacterized protein LOC107871301 isoform X2, translating to MEVFYLLCSILSTSITSFFLSLNLHFHLLLRRFGFHLETGRAGDGEGSVSLYEGTVFHERRRPVHHSFRYPVTNTPWGERVSFLFNPNSDVVAKSLHVSPFKDMLGNWTMKTNTPGDNLFVTISVNHPKHGEYFSASLMAKRVSSSMHTDLALFFWLMPHKVALWIYWQALKLWWKGVPFLQHPRYYNPRYREDAILSDEKLHCCPAFAFEMQNNQQDREHCSNPADYSTSRHHGFTWRDAKWPWC from the exons ATGGAAGTATTCTATCTACTTTGTTCCATACTTTCAACTTCCATCACTTCCTTCTTCCTCTCTCTTAACCTCCACTTCCATCTTCTCCTCCGTCGCTTCGGTTTCCATTTAGAAACCGGACGAGCCGGAGACGGAGAAGGCTCTGTTTCTCTGTATGAAGGTACTGTATTTCACGAACGACGTCGTCCCGTTCATCATTCGTTCCGGTACCCG GTGACTAACACCCCATGGGGTGAAAGAGTATCATTTCTGTTCAACCCAAACTCAGATGTAGTTGCAAAATCTCTTCATGTTAGTCCTTTCAAG GATATGCTAGGAAACTGGACCATGAAAACAAATACACCTGGGGATAATCTATTTGTAACAATTTCAGTAAATCATCCGAAACATGGTGAATATTTCTCAGCTTCATTGATGGCCAAAAGAGTATCATCCTCCATGCATACTGATCTAGCTTTATTCTTCTGGCTAATGCCTCACAAGGTTGCATTATGGATATATTGGCAG GCTCTCAAGCTTTGGTGGAAGGGCGTTCCTTTCTTGCAACATCCAAGGTACTACAATCCTAGATACAGAGAAGACGCCATACTGTCCGATGAGAAGCTTCATTGTTGTCCAGCGTTTGCATTTGAGATGCAGAACAATCAACAGGATAGAGAGCATTGTTCCAATCCTGCCGATTACTCAACTTCAAGACATCACGGCTTCACTTGGAGGGATGCAAAATGGCCATGGTGCTAA
- the LOC107871301 gene encoding uncharacterized protein LOC107871301 isoform X3, whose protein sequence is MKVLYFTNDVVPFIIRSGTRFLLTIPPSVGYVQNPLSLYYCYDTEGSSQNLKKCIAEVTNTPWGERVSFLFNPNSDVVAKSLHVSPFKDMLGNWTMKTNTPGDNLFVTISVNHPKHGEYFSASLMAKRVSSSMHTDLALFFWLMPHKVALWIYWQALKLWWKGVPFLQHPRYYNPRYREDAILSDEKLHCCPAFAFEMQNNQQDREHCSNPADYSTSRHHGFTWRDAKWPWC, encoded by the exons ATGAAGGTACTGTATTTCACGAACGACGTCGTCCCGTTCATCATTCGTTCCGGTACCCG TTTCTTGTTGACAATACCGCCCAGTGTGGGATATGTGCAAAACCCATTGAGTTTGTATTATTGCTATGATACTGAAGGCTCCTCGCAGAATTTGAAGAAATGCATCGCTGAG GTGACTAACACCCCATGGGGTGAAAGAGTATCATTTCTGTTCAACCCAAACTCAGATGTAGTTGCAAAATCTCTTCATGTTAGTCCTTTCAAG GATATGCTAGGAAACTGGACCATGAAAACAAATACACCTGGGGATAATCTATTTGTAACAATTTCAGTAAATCATCCGAAACATGGTGAATATTTCTCAGCTTCATTGATGGCCAAAAGAGTATCATCCTCCATGCATACTGATCTAGCTTTATTCTTCTGGCTAATGCCTCACAAGGTTGCATTATGGATATATTGGCAG GCTCTCAAGCTTTGGTGGAAGGGCGTTCCTTTCTTGCAACATCCAAGGTACTACAATCCTAGATACAGAGAAGACGCCATACTGTCCGATGAGAAGCTTCATTGTTGTCCAGCGTTTGCATTTGAGATGCAGAACAATCAACAGGATAGAGAGCATTGTTCCAATCCTGCCGATTACTCAACTTCAAGACATCACGGCTTCACTTGGAGGGATGCAAAATGGCCATGGTGCTAA
- the LOC107871302 gene encoding ras-related protein RABD2a, translating to MNPEYDYLFKLLLIGDSGVGKSCLLLRFADDTYLESYISTIGVDFKIRTVEQDGKTIKLQIWDTAGQERFRTITSSYYRGAHGIIVVYDVTDQESFNNVKQWLSEIDRYASDNVNKILVGNKADLTTNRVVSYDTAKAFADEIGIPFLETSAKDATNVEQVFMAMTGAIKNRMASQPASNSAKPPTVNIRGQPVTQSGGCCSS from the exons ATGAATCCTGAATA TGACTACCTCTTTAAGCTTTTGCTCATTGGTGATTCTGGTGTTGGGAAATCATGTCTTCTTCTGAGGTTTGCC GACGACACATATCTGGAAAGTTACATAAGCACCATTGGAGTTGATTTT AAAATCCGTACAGTAGAGCAAGATGGGAAGACTATAAAACTTCAGATT TGGGATACAGCTGGACAAGAACGCTTCAGGACCATCACTAGCAGCTACTATCGTGGAGCCCATGGCATAATA GTTGTGTATGATGTGACAGATCAAGAGAGTTTCAATAATGTCAAACAGTGGCTGAGTGAAATTGATCGTTATGCTAGTGACAATGTTAACAAAATTCTTGTTGGGAATAAGGCTGATCTTACTACAAATAGAGTTGTCTCATATGACACGGCTAAG GCATTTGCTGATGAAATTGGCATTCCATTCTTGGAGACCAGTGCTAAAGATGCTACAAATGTAGAACAGGTTTTCATGGCTATGACTGGTGCTATCAAAAATAG GATGGCAAGCCAACCAGCCTCAAATTCTGCGAAGCCTCCAACAGTGAATATCCGTGGACAGCCGGTGACACAGAGTGGTGGCTGTTGCTCATCATAA
- the LOC107872153 gene encoding phospholipase A(1) DAD1, chloroplastic-like — protein sequence MMRLSSGNIFKSNCNIIFTKQHMGLALPISKWYTLSKFGARRFNITSSWNPGSGHCYVADRAMAELRDRWMEFQGIKNWEGLLDPLDDDLRKEILRYGEFVEAAYRCFDFDMSSPSYATCLYPKSSMLMDCGLDKSAYKVIKNLYATCATRMPRWTKRFPNLASPQSSWIGYVAVCDDVEEIARLGRRDVVIAYRGTATSSEWLENLRATLTCLPDDMAPENYDQPMVQSGFLSLYTTNTQRDQSLQDTIREQIGNILDKYSDEPLSITVTGHSLGAALATLTAYDITSKFSDAPIVTVVSFGGPRVGNKSFRCQLEKSGTNVLRIVNSDDPITKVPGFVIDDDVDDVEERGTSHVAAGGGMPSWLQKCMEDTQWVYAEVGKELRLSSKDLCPQISKGDVATCHDLKTYLHLLNNFATVEHKREQPYQGNVALI from the coding sequence ATGATGAGGCTCTCAAGTggaaatattttcaaatcaaattgcAATATTATTTTCACCAAGCAACATATGGGATTGGCACTCCCTATTTCAAAGTGGTATACATTGAGTAAATTCGGTGCTCGTAGATTCAACATCACGAGCTCGTGGAACCCAGGGTCTGGCCACTGCTATGTCGCAGACAGAGCAATGGCTGAACTTCGCGATCGATGGATGGAATTCCAAGGGATCAAGAATTGGGAAGGCTTGCTTGATCCACTTGATGATGATCTCCGCAAGGAGATCTTAAGATATGGGGAATTCGTCGAAGCAGCTTATCGCTGCTTCGACTTTGACATGTCATCACCCTCGTACGCAACGTGTCTTTATCCTAAGAGTTCCATGCTGATGGACTGTGGTCTAGACAAGAGTGCATACAAGGTGATCAAGAACTTGTACGCCACGTGTGCAACCCGAATGCCACGGTGGACTAAAAGGTTCCCAAACCTGGCGTCCCCACAATCCAGCTGGATAGGTTACGTGGCCGTCTGTGATGACGTGGAAGAGATCGCCAGGCTCGGGCGCCGCGACGTGGTGATCGCTTATCGAGGTACTGCCACCTCATCAGAATGGCTCGAGAATTTACGCGCCACGTTGACTTGCTTACCGGATGACATGGCACCCGAAAATTACGATCAACCAATGGTACAAAGTGGATTCTTGAGCTTGTACACAACAAACACCCAACGTGACCAAAGTTTGCAAGACACAATTAGAGAACAAATTGGCAACATTCTTGATAAATATAGTGATGAACCTTTAAGTATAACTGTGACAGGACATAGTCTTGGTGCTGCCCTAGCAACATTAACAGCATATGATATTACTAGCAAATTTAGTGATGCACCTATAGTAACTGTTGTATCATTTGGAGGGCCTAGAGTTGGCAACAAAAGTTTTCGATGCCAATTGGAGAAAAGTGGTACAAATGTTCTCCGCATTGTCAACTCCGATGATCCAATCACAAAAGTTCCGGGGTTCGTGATCGATGACGATGTTGATGACGTGGAAGAAAGAGGGACTTCCCACGTGGCGGCCGGCGGGGGGATGCCTAGCTGGCTACAAAAGTGCATGGAGGATACCCAATGGGTGTATGCTGAGGTAGGAAAAGAACTAAGACTAAGTAGTAAAGATTTATGTCCACAAATTAGCAAAGGGGACGTCGCCACGTGTCACGATCTGAAGACATATCTACACTTGTTGAACAATTTTGCAACAGTGGAACACAAGAGAGAGCAACCCTATCAAGGAAATGTGGCTCTAATTTGA